One stretch of Pseudomonas sp. NC02 DNA includes these proteins:
- a CDS encoding DUF4136 domain-containing protein yields MKRCLGLILLGLGLAGCQSPNPYVAASAPMPPAPAQAANTFDASAYPAPVRDYGAYRSWAWLNNQLPAGSAWADSAQIAEAVSGALDQRGLRPLHDNRAPDLLVSADVRLEKRLRQVQDDYGYGYGGYNRYGNGYGMYNTVPVVRTYEVTVAVARISLFDARTRQPVWSTSAETTSQGSLSERADSLREAMQKAMTAYPPS; encoded by the coding sequence ATGAAGCGCTGTCTTGGACTGATCCTGCTGGGCCTGGGCCTGGCGGGTTGCCAAAGCCCCAACCCGTATGTGGCGGCATCTGCCCCGATGCCGCCGGCGCCTGCCCAGGCGGCCAACACCTTTGATGCCAGCGCCTACCCGGCGCCGGTGCGCGACTACGGCGCCTACCGCAGTTGGGCCTGGCTCAACAACCAGCTGCCGGCGGGCTCGGCCTGGGCGGATTCGGCGCAGATTGCCGAGGCGGTCAGCGGCGCCCTCGACCAGCGCGGCCTGCGCCCCTTGCATGACAACCGCGCCCCCGACCTGCTGGTGAGCGCCGACGTGCGCCTGGAAAAACGCCTGCGCCAGGTCCAGGACGACTATGGCTACGGTTACGGCGGCTATAACCGCTACGGCAACGGCTACGGCATGTACAACACGGTGCCGGTGGTACGCACTTATGAAGTGACGGTGGCCGTGGCGCGCATCAGCCTGTTCGACGCGCGCACCCGCCAGCCGGTATGGAGCACCAGCGCCGAAACCACGAGCCAGGGCAGCCTCAGCGAGCGCGCCGACTCGCTGCGTGAGGCGATGCAAAAGGCAATGACTGCCTACCCACCCAGTTAG
- a CDS encoding MazG-like family protein, with product MNLDHLTERLHRIRDTNDWKQFHSPKNLAMAASVEMAELVEIFQWLSEDQSRQLPADKLAHAGQEVGDIVLYLLLLCSELGLDMDQVVQAKLADSERRFAK from the coding sequence ATGAACCTCGATCACCTCACCGAACGCCTGCACCGCATCCGCGATACCAACGACTGGAAGCAGTTCCACAGCCCCAAGAACCTGGCCATGGCCGCCAGCGTTGAAATGGCCGAGCTGGTGGAGATATTCCAGTGGTTGAGCGAAGACCAGTCGCGCCAGTTGCCCGCCGACAAACTCGCCCATGCCGGCCAGGAAGTCGGTGACATCGTGCTGTACCTGCTGCTGTTGTGCAGTGAATTGGGGTTGGACATGGATCAGGTGGTACAGGCCAAGCTGGCCGACAGCGAACGGCGGTTTGCCAAATGA
- a CDS encoding methyltransferase domain-containing protein, whose translation MSDRHFDQLATRFAEKIYGGAKGAIRLAVLQADLIEALPDRPLRVLDIGAGLGHMSLWLAERGHDVTLAEPAEPMLEGARQRFAEAGQTATFIQAPWQDLLGQLTEPYDLVLCHAVLEWLAEPHAILPVLHQLTAPGGWLSLAFYNRDALIYRNLLKGHFRKMRKNDMAGEKQSLTPQQPLDPRELATQLEGLWQVETQSGVRVFHDYMPVEFQARAELQDLLEMELAHRRHPSFAGLGRYLHWICRPV comes from the coding sequence ATGAGCGACCGTCATTTCGACCAGTTGGCCACCCGCTTTGCCGAGAAGATCTACGGCGGCGCCAAGGGCGCGATTCGCCTGGCGGTGCTGCAAGCCGATCTGATTGAAGCGCTGCCGGACCGCCCGCTGCGGGTACTGGATATCGGCGCGGGGCTGGGCCATATGTCGCTGTGGCTGGCCGAGCGCGGCCACGATGTAACCCTGGCCGAACCCGCCGAGCCGATGCTCGAAGGCGCCCGCCAGCGTTTCGCCGAAGCCGGGCAGACAGCCACCTTCATTCAGGCACCCTGGCAGGACCTGCTGGGCCAACTCACCGAGCCCTACGACCTGGTGCTGTGCCACGCCGTGCTGGAATGGCTGGCCGAACCCCATGCGATCCTGCCGGTGCTGCACCAGTTGACCGCGCCCGGTGGCTGGCTGTCCCTGGCCTTCTATAACCGCGATGCCTTGATTTACCGCAACCTGCTCAAAGGCCACTTCCGCAAAATGCGCAAGAACGATATGGCCGGCGAAAAGCAGAGCCTCACGCCGCAACAACCCCTGGACCCACGGGAGTTGGCGACGCAACTAGAGGGCCTGTGGCAGGTCGAAACCCAAAGTGGCGTGCGGGTGTTCCACGACTATATGCCGGTGGAATTCCAGGCCCGCGCCGAGTTGCAGGATTTGTTGGAGATGGAGCTCGCACACCGTCGTCACCCAAGCTTTGCCGGACTTGGGCGTTATTTGCACTGGATCTGCCGTCCGGTTTAA
- a CDS encoding DUF6124 family protein, with translation MNKVVPDPPSDLLNDRAAFNRALEHYLPSQGFHTINEDLSFEDSLLYTASLLSSASATALDCGELLESPQRAKILAVWHLLEIAKTTVDRSIECLHPRKT, from the coding sequence ATGAATAAGGTTGTCCCCGATCCACCCAGCGACCTCCTCAACGACCGCGCCGCCTTCAATCGCGCCCTCGAACATTACCTGCCATCCCAAGGCTTCCACACCATCAACGAAGACCTGAGCTTCGAAGATTCCCTGCTCTACACCGCCAGCTTGCTGAGCAGCGCCTCGGCGACTGCGCTTGATTGCGGCGAACTGCTGGAAAGCCCGCAGCGCGCGAAGATCCTGGCCGTTTGGCACTTGCTGGAAATTGCCAAGACCACCGTCGACCGCTCCATCGAATGCCTGCACCCGCGCAAAACCTGA
- a CDS encoding MATE family efflux transporter, whose amino-acid sequence MTSLLTDWRDRPTHRRVWALAAPMILSNISVPLVALVDSMVIGHLPHAHQLGAVAVGASLYTFLAWAMGFLRMGSTGFAAQAAGRGDGAALRQILLQGLLLALGLAVALGSIGIPLSGLVLDWMQPSPELNQLTREFFHTRLFGLPAALASYALVGWFLGTQNARAPLAILLTTNLVNIALNLWFVLGLDWGVVGSARASVIAEWTGALLGLALTQKALRAYPGHIAWATLKLWQSWRPLLAVNRDIFIRSLALQSVFFMITVQGARLGDATVAANALLLNGLLLTAHALDGLAHAVEALCGHAIGAHDRQALRRSLVVACGWSLLASVGFAILFAVFGHLFIAMQTDIPSVRETADIYLPYLAVLPLIAVWSYLLDGLFIGATRAREMRNGMLLTVVIVLPFAWALQGLGNHGLWITFLLFMALRSLTLWAIAWRLNKQDRWLTGPA is encoded by the coding sequence ATGACTTCCCTGCTAACCGACTGGCGCGACCGCCCTACCCACCGCCGCGTGTGGGCCCTCGCCGCGCCGATGATCCTGTCGAACATCTCCGTACCACTGGTGGCGCTGGTGGACAGCATGGTCATCGGCCACCTGCCCCACGCCCACCAACTCGGCGCCGTGGCCGTTGGCGCCAGCCTGTACACCTTCCTCGCCTGGGCCATGGGCTTCCTGCGCATGGGCTCCACCGGTTTTGCCGCCCAGGCTGCCGGGCGCGGTGACGGGGCCGCGCTGCGGCAGATTCTGTTGCAGGGGCTGTTGCTGGCGCTGGGCCTGGCCGTAGCGCTCGGCAGCATCGGCATTCCGTTAAGCGGCCTGGTGCTGGACTGGATGCAGCCCTCGCCCGAGCTGAACCAACTGACCCGCGAATTCTTCCACACCCGCCTCTTCGGCCTGCCCGCCGCTCTGGCCAGCTACGCGCTGGTGGGCTGGTTCCTCGGCACCCAGAACGCCCGCGCGCCGCTGGCGATTCTGCTGACCACCAACCTCGTCAACATCGCCCTCAACCTGTGGTTCGTGCTGGGCCTGGATTGGGGCGTGGTCGGCTCGGCCCGCGCCTCGGTGATCGCCGAATGGACCGGGGCCCTGCTCGGCCTGGCCCTTACCCAAAAAGCCCTGCGTGCCTACCCCGGCCATATCGCCTGGGCCACGCTCAAGCTGTGGCAAAGCTGGCGCCCGCTGCTGGCGGTGAACCGCGATATCTTCATCCGCAGCCTGGCCCTGCAATCGGTGTTTTTCATGATCACCGTGCAAGGCGCTCGCTTGGGGGATGCCACGGTGGCGGCGAATGCGCTGCTGCTCAATGGTCTGTTGCTGACGGCCCACGCCCTGGACGGACTGGCCCACGCCGTGGAAGCCTTGTGCGGCCACGCCATCGGCGCCCACGACCGCCAGGCCTTGCGCCGCTCGCTGGTGGTGGCCTGTGGTTGGTCGTTGCTGGCGAGTGTCGGCTTCGCGATCCTGTTCGCCGTGTTCGGCCACCTGTTTATCGCCATGCAAACCGATATCCCGAGCGTGCGCGAAACCGCCGACATCTACCTGCCCTACCTCGCCGTACTGCCGTTGATCGCCGTGTGGAGCTACCTGCTGGACGGCCTGTTCATCGGCGCCACCCGCGCCCGGGAAATGCGCAACGGCATGCTGCTGACGGTGGTGATTGTGCTGCCCTTCGCCTGGGCCTTGCAGGGCCTTGGCAACCACGGATTGTGGATAACCTTCCTGCTGTTTATGGCCCTGCGCAGCCTGACGCTGTGGGCAATTGCCTGGCGCCTGAACAAACAGGACCGCTGGCTTACTGGCCCGGCGTGA
- a CDS encoding DUF4136 domain-containing protein, with amino-acid sequence MLRRIAALAVVVLLGGCQTSQVNHDFDASRDFGAYRSWSWKEPALQYRPDDPRIKSDLTEQRIRQAVGEQLDQRGLRPAAPGTKADLNVQTYLIVEDRQQQVTTNYGGAWGGPWNGYWGAPMYNETRNITYKVATIQIDLLDGKDGKLVWRGSDEQILASSPEPQDRSAAIRATVTKVLSNYPPH; translated from the coding sequence ATGCTTCGTCGTATTGCTGCACTTGCTGTTGTTGTGTTGCTGGGCGGTTGCCAGACCAGCCAGGTCAACCATGATTTCGACGCCAGCCGGGACTTTGGCGCCTACCGCAGCTGGAGCTGGAAAGAACCCGCGCTGCAATACCGCCCGGATGACCCGCGGATCAAGAGTGACCTCACCGAACAGCGCATCCGCCAGGCCGTGGGCGAGCAGCTCGACCAGCGTGGCCTGCGTCCTGCCGCGCCGGGCACCAAGGCTGACCTGAATGTACAGACCTACCTGATCGTCGAAGACCGCCAGCAACAAGTCACCACCAATTACGGCGGCGCCTGGGGCGGCCCGTGGAATGGTTACTGGGGCGCGCCGATGTATAACGAAACCCGCAACATCACCTACAAGGTCGCGACCATCCAGATTGACTTGCTCGACGGCAAGGATGGCAAGCTGGTGTGGCGTGGCAGCGATGAGCAGATCCTCGCCAGCTCGCCTGAACCCCAAGACCGCAGTGCCGCTATTCGTGCCACGGTGACCAAGGTGCTTTCCAACTACCCGCCGCATTGA